The following are from one region of the Alphaproteobacteria bacterium genome:
- a CDS encoding bifunctional [glutamine synthetase] adenylyltransferase/[glutamine synthetase]-adenylyl-L-tyrosine phosphorylase — protein MSSHATALLLDSITLPAMASMSSASTPISMQEFHTRLQRLEDDALKDAVIAFAEADAGRELLVKIYTHSPYLSQLMHKHFTFFAAICHYGLDWATTSITQWLDEPAKAISSTDELMQHLRIAKSQCALVTAIADLGGAWKLEDVTGFLSLTAEKCLSLAVDFLLLNALQRKELLHIDPENPSLDSGLVVLGMGKLGAYELNYSSDIDIILLYDSDNVRYDGKQTAQQCFNRITRELVRIMQERTSHGYVFRTDIRLRPDPASTPPALSINAAMAYYETVGQNWERAAMIKARPVAGDLDAAEAFLKELTPFIWRRNLDFAAIADIHSIKRQIDYKTGGEITVAGHNLKLGAGGIREIEFFVQVQQLIWGGRTPNLRHRGTCEMLSRLAQAERISSTAAEEMQHSYHFLRRMEHRVQMQRDQQSHSLPSAKDALTNFAAFADFGDLESFEAALLMHMHNVRKHYVLLYGVDNSLGNEGNLSFTGVDLDPGTVKTLHRMGFKQAETICDIVANWHRGHRRSTRNKRAREILTELTPDLLKAFASTVNPDVAFLKFDEFLAKLPAGVQIFSLFANNPQLLRLIAMLMGSAPRLAEILSRNSYLLDAVLTGAFYQPLPDKTALENELQSILAARGEFEDFLNIIAQFKNEKAFQAGIQLMNKIADCEQVGNFLSALAEVILNNVLEQVENEFSEIYGTILGSELAIVALGKLGAKELTFSSDLDLIFIYRNPSPDQLSDGNRPFTASVYFNRFCQRLLGALTALNREGRLYEIDTRLRPLGSDGPLAASFEAYSQYFETSAWTFEYMALTRARAIISPTALKADIEYVIHNMLTSARDAQRIRADVHAMRQKVEQGLHTTNPWNIKYIRGGLMDIDFIAQYFQLLHGNRYPEILSPSSQAVFVQLELLGILDKKTAEILKQGNKLMLHLLHLLRLCSDGSLDEATAPEGLTSLLADQLGFTDFSLLKSTLIKTENKVYNIYKDIFTGDES, from the coding sequence ATGAGCAGCCACGCGACAGCATTATTACTTGATAGCATTACCTTGCCTGCAATGGCAAGCATGAGCAGCGCTTCTACGCCTATTTCTATGCAAGAATTCCACACACGTTTGCAGCGGCTCGAAGATGATGCGCTGAAAGATGCCGTTATTGCATTTGCAGAAGCGGATGCAGGCCGTGAATTACTTGTTAAAATATATACACATTCTCCTTATCTTTCCCAGCTAATGCATAAGCATTTTACTTTTTTTGCCGCCATTTGCCACTATGGGCTAGATTGGGCAACCACATCTATTACCCAATGGCTCGATGAACCCGCCAAGGCTATTAGCTCTACTGATGAACTGATGCAGCATCTGCGCATTGCCAAATCACAATGTGCATTAGTTACCGCTATTGCCGATTTGGGTGGCGCGTGGAAACTGGAAGATGTAACGGGCTTTTTATCACTTACAGCAGAAAAATGCCTTTCACTGGCAGTTGATTTTTTGTTACTTAACGCGCTACAGCGCAAAGAGTTGCTTCACATAGATCCTGAAAACCCCTCTCTCGATAGTGGCTTAGTTGTGCTTGGCATGGGCAAGTTGGGAGCATATGAGCTAAATTATTCCAGCGACATTGATATTATTCTGCTCTATGACTCGGATAACGTGCGCTACGATGGTAAGCAAACTGCACAGCAGTGCTTTAATCGCATTACTCGTGAACTAGTGCGCATTATGCAAGAGCGCACCTCCCACGGCTATGTATTCCGCACCGATATTCGCTTACGACCCGACCCTGCTTCCACTCCTCCGGCGTTATCCATCAATGCCGCAATGGCCTATTATGAGACTGTTGGCCAAAATTGGGAACGTGCGGCTATGATCAAAGCCCGCCCCGTGGCAGGAGATTTAGACGCGGCAGAGGCATTTTTAAAAGAGCTTACACCTTTTATCTGGCGACGGAATCTGGATTTTGCTGCTATTGCAGATATTCACTCGATCAAACGTCAAATAGACTACAAAACCGGCGGTGAAATTACTGTGGCGGGGCATAACCTTAAGCTTGGAGCGGGCGGTATACGTGAGATTGAATTTTTTGTACAGGTGCAGCAATTAATTTGGGGTGGGCGCACTCCAAACCTACGTCATCGCGGCACCTGCGAAATGCTATCACGCTTAGCACAGGCAGAACGTATTAGTTCCACGGCCGCCGAAGAAATGCAGCATAGCTATCACTTTTTGCGACGCATGGAACATAGAGTGCAAATGCAACGTGATCAACAAAGTCATTCTTTACCAAGTGCAAAAGATGCCCTTACCAACTTTGCTGCATTTGCAGATTTTGGCGATTTAGAAAGCTTTGAGGCCGCATTACTCATGCACATGCATAATGTACGCAAACACTATGTGCTGCTATACGGCGTGGATAATTCCCTTGGCAATGAGGGAAATCTTTCTTTTACCGGCGTCGATTTGGATCCTGGCACTGTTAAAACCTTGCACCGTATGGGATTCAAGCAAGCCGAAACCATATGTGATATTGTCGCAAACTGGCACAGAGGACACCGACGCTCTACCCGCAACAAACGTGCGCGGGAGATATTGACCGAATTAACCCCTGATTTGCTCAAAGCTTTTGCCAGCACTGTTAATCCTGATGTGGCGTTTTTAAAATTTGATGAATTTCTGGCCAAACTACCGGCTGGTGTGCAAATTTTTTCTCTGTTTGCCAATAATCCACAACTGTTGCGTTTGATTGCAATGCTTATGGGCTCTGCACCACGCTTGGCAGAAATTCTAAGCCGCAACAGCTATTTGCTCGATGCCGTTTTAACAGGCGCATTTTATCAACCTCTACCCGATAAAACCGCACTTGAAAACGAGTTACAAAGTATCTTAGCAGCACGAGGTGAATTCGAAGATTTTTTGAATATTATTGCCCAGTTTAAAAACGAAAAAGCTTTTCAGGCCGGTATTCAGTTAATGAATAAAATTGCCGATTGCGAACAGGTAGGTAATTTTTTAAGCGCATTAGCCGAAGTTATTTTGAATAATGTGCTCGAACAGGTTGAAAACGAATTTTCCGAAATTTATGGCACCATTTTAGGCAGCGAATTAGCCATTGTTGCATTGGGAAAACTTGGCGCAAAAGAACTGACATTTTCTTCCGATCTGGATTTGATTTTCATATATCGCAATCCCTCGCCCGATCAGCTATCCGATGGCAATCGCCCATTTACGGCCAGTGTATATTTCAATCGCTTTTGCCAGCGGCTTTTGGGGGCGCTGACTGCGCTTAATCGCGAAGGACGCTTGTATGAAATCGATACACGTTTACGCCCATTGGGAAGCGATGGCCCCCTCGCCGCTAGTTTTGAAGCTTATAGCCAATACTTCGAAACCTCGGCATGGACATTTGAATATATGGCATTAACCCGCGCTCGCGCCATCATATCTCCTACAGCACTAAAAGCCGACATTGAATATGTTATTCACAACATGCTGACTAGTGCGCGTGATGCCCAACGTATACGCGCCGATGTTCATGCCATGCGGCAAAAAGTAGAGCAAGGCCTACATACCACTAACCCATGGAACATTAAATATATCCGTGGTGGTTTAATGGATATTGATTTTATTGCGCAATATTTTCAATTGCTACATGGCAACCGCTACCCGGAAATTTTATCACCAAGCTCACAAGCGGTATTTGTTCAACTGGAGTTGCTGGGAATCTTGGACAAGAAAACGGCGGAGATTCTGAAGCAAGGCAATAAACTCATGCTGCATTTATTGCATTTATTGCGTTTATGTAGCGATGGGTCACTCGATGAAGCCACTGCTCCGGAAGGCCTAACAAGCTTGCTGGCCGATCAATTAGGTTTTACAGATTTTTCTTTGCTAAAGTCTACGCTTATCAAAACCGAAAACAAGGTATATAACATATATAAGGATATATTTACAGGAGATGAATCATGA
- the bcp gene encoding thioredoxin-dependent thiol peroxidase, with translation MTSAAAVKASVLSEGSVAPDFTLPSDGGDTVSLSDFAGKKIVLYFYPKDDTPGCTVEAQDFAQLHESFAASDAVILGVSKDSVKKHDKFKAKHCLPFALLSDDAEVCERYGVWVEKSMYGKKYMGIERSTFLIDTNGKISHIWNKVKVSGHAQDVLDCVKSL, from the coding sequence ATGACTAGTGCCGCAGCCGTTAAAGCCAGCGTCTTATCCGAAGGCAGTGTTGCACCGGATTTCACCCTCCCTTCAGATGGCGGTGACACGGTGAGTTTATCCGACTTTGCCGGAAAAAAAATTGTGCTGTATTTCTATCCTAAAGATGACACTCCAGGCTGTACAGTAGAAGCACAGGATTTTGCACAGCTGCATGAAAGCTTTGCTGCCTCCGATGCGGTTATTTTGGGCGTATCGAAAGATAGCGTAAAAAAACATGATAAATTTAAAGCAAAACATTGTTTGCCATTTGCTTTATTAAGCGATGATGCAGAAGTATGTGAGCGCTATGGAGTATGGGTGGAAAAAAGCATGTATGGTAAAAAATACATGGGTATAGAGCGCAGCACCTTCCTGATCGACACGAATGGGAAAATTAGCCATATCTGGAACAAAGTGAAAGTTTCCGGCCACGCGCAAGATGTGCTGGATTGTGTAAAATCCCTTTAA